A stretch of the Desulforamulus ferrireducens genome encodes the following:
- a CDS encoding PHP domain-containing protein produces MDADLHVHTTASDGADTPKEVVGKALRKGLSAIAISDHDTLAGVTEAMEAAAGFRLEVISGVEVNTYYQGMEIHVLGYFIDPNNEEFITTLRDLQDERLVRAEKMVNKLKELGLGIKMSRVMELSGDGTLGRPHIARALLEKKYVSSLQEAFNQYIGAGKPAYVPRDKLTPAEAIQLIIKAKGVPVLAHPGLSKADSLLPDLIKTGLKGLEVWHKNHTPLMVEHYYKLTKEYGLIATGGSDYHGAHHDTCNELGAAVAPYESVKKLKEVAGKI; encoded by the coding sequence ATGGATGCAGACTTGCATGTTCATACAACAGCTTCTGATGGTGCAGATACACCAAAGGAAGTGGTAGGTAAAGCCTTGAGAAAGGGTCTAAGTGCCATTGCCATATCCGATCACGATACCCTGGCCGGGGTTACTGAAGCCATGGAGGCTGCTGCTGGTTTTCGACTGGAAGTAATCTCCGGGGTGGAGGTTAATACTTACTATCAAGGTATGGAAATTCATGTTCTTGGTTATTTTATCGACCCGAACAACGAAGAATTTATTACTACCCTGCGAGACCTGCAGGACGAGAGACTCGTCCGGGCTGAAAAAATGGTTAATAAGCTTAAGGAATTGGGTCTGGGTATTAAGATGTCACGGGTCATGGAATTGTCCGGTGACGGCACGCTGGGTAGACCGCATATTGCCAGAGCACTGTTGGAGAAAAAGTATGTCTCTTCGCTGCAAGAAGCCTTTAACCAGTATATCGGCGCGGGCAAACCAGCCTATGTGCCCAGGGATAAATTAACACCGGCTGAAGCAATCCAACTCATTATTAAAGCTAAGGGTGTTCCGGTGTTGGCCCATCCCGGTTTATCCAAGGCGGATAGCTTGCTGCCAGACCTCATCAAAACAGGCTTAAAGGGCTTGGAAGTATGGCACAAAAATCATACACCCCTGATGGTGGAGCACTATTACAAACTAACAAAGGAATACGGTTTAATAGCCACCGGCGGCTCAGATTACCACGGAGCCCATCATGATACCTGTAATGAACTTGGCGCTGCCGTTGCCCCCTATGAGTCGGTTAAAAAATTAAA
- a CDS encoding dipeptidase has translation MVDGHCDTLTVLTQQNRTLGYSSSRGHLDLPRLRQGGIDVQFFAIFVGPENSIQPVSYTNEIITLFQDSMLANSSDICHVKNSEEIKKALSANKICAVLTIEGGEALRGSIEQLEEYYRQGVRALTLTWNGRNELADGVGLGKEAGGLTVLGRQVVQRMAEIGMIIDVSHISQPSFWDVMSEVKVPLVASHSNCFSLCNHPRNLTDEQVRAIAVRGGVIGVTFVPQFIDLYSASLDRLLDHIEHLYKVGGIACIGLGSDFDGIDDTTAGLEHAGVAVPNISSLLRKRGFSSSEVDKILGDNWLRLFKDVCG, from the coding sequence GTGGTGGATGGTCATTGTGATACCTTAACTGTCTTAACACAACAAAATCGAACCCTGGGTTATAGTTCAAGCCGTGGGCATTTAGACCTGCCTCGTTTGCGCCAGGGTGGCATTGACGTCCAGTTTTTTGCCATTTTTGTCGGGCCGGAAAACAGCATACAACCGGTTAGTTATACCAACGAAATCATAACTTTATTCCAAGATTCGATGCTTGCTAACAGTTCAGATATTTGTCATGTGAAAAATTCTGAGGAGATAAAAAAGGCTCTCAGTGCCAATAAGATCTGTGCTGTACTAACCATTGAGGGTGGCGAGGCTTTAAGAGGCAGCATTGAACAGCTGGAAGAATATTATCGACAGGGGGTAAGGGCCTTAACTCTCACCTGGAATGGTCGTAATGAATTGGCCGATGGCGTTGGCCTAGGAAAAGAAGCGGGTGGGCTGACAGTGCTAGGCCGACAAGTGGTGCAACGCATGGCTGAAATAGGTATGATTATTGATGTTTCTCATATCTCACAACCCAGCTTTTGGGATGTCATGTCAGAGGTCAAGGTGCCCCTGGTGGCCAGTCACTCCAATTGTTTTTCCCTCTGTAATCACCCCAGGAATCTCACCGATGAGCAAGTGAGAGCCATTGCTGTCAGGGGTGGGGTGATTGGTGTAACCTTTGTACCACAGTTTATCGACTTATACAGTGCTTCCTTAGATCGACTACTGGATCATATTGAGCATTTATATAAAGTTGGGGGCATTGCTTGTATTGGTTTGGGTTCAGATTTTGACGGCATAGATGATACCACAGCAGGCCTGGAGCATGCCGGTGTGGCGGTACCTAATATCAGCAGCCTTTTGCGCAAAAGAGGCTTTTCTTCCAGTGAAGTAGATAAAATATTGGGTGATAACTGGCTGCGGTTGTTCAAGGATGTTTGTGGCTAG
- a CDS encoding stage V sporulation protein S gives MEVLKVSAKSNPNSVAGALAGVLRERGCAEMQAIGAGALNQAVKAIAIARGFVAPSGVDLICIPAFTDVIIDGDERTAIKLIVEPR, from the coding sequence ATGGAGGTCTTAAAAGTTTCAGCAAAATCCAACCCAAATTCTGTAGCAGGGGCACTGGCCGGAGTACTTAGGGAGCGTGGTTGTGCCGAAATGCAAGCCATTGGTGCTGGTGCTTTAAACCAGGCGGTAAAGGCTATTGCCATTGCCAGAGGGTTTGTTGCCCCCAGTGGAGTAGACTTGATTTGCATCCCTGCCTTTACTGATGTAATTATTGATGGTGATGAAAGAACAGCCATTAAACTAATAGTTGAACCAAGATAA
- a CDS encoding TIGR00282 family metallophosphoesterase — protein MRILMIGDIVGRPGRRAILENLSALRREMSIDFVIANGENAAAGHGITKEIAKQLFNAGIDVFTMGNHVWNKKEIFDYIEKEKRLLRPANYPPGTPGVGYHLYQTKQGVNIGVVNVSGRIYMQELDCPFRTMDNILKELQYQTNLIFVDFHAEATSEKVAMGWYLDGKVTAICGTHTHVQTADERILPNGTAYITDIGMTGPRDSVIGVTKEIVLEKFITQLPRRFEVADTSYQLNAVVIEVNPENGQALKIDRIFHLE, from the coding sequence TTGCGTATCTTAATGATCGGAGATATTGTTGGTCGTCCGGGAAGGCGGGCAATTTTAGAGAATCTTAGTGCCTTGCGCAGGGAAATGAGCATAGATTTTGTCATTGCCAACGGTGAAAATGCAGCGGCAGGTCATGGCATAACCAAGGAAATTGCTAAGCAGTTGTTTAATGCCGGTATTGATGTTTTTACCATGGGTAATCATGTTTGGAATAAGAAAGAGATTTTTGATTATATAGAAAAGGAAAAAAGACTTTTACGGCCAGCCAACTATCCACCGGGTACGCCCGGTGTGGGTTATCATTTATACCAAACTAAACAAGGTGTTAACATTGGGGTGGTAAATGTTTCCGGTCGCATTTATATGCAGGAATTAGACTGCCCCTTTCGCACCATGGACAACATTTTAAAAGAACTGCAATATCAAACCAATCTTATTTTTGTGGATTTTCATGCGGAAGCTACCTCGGAAAAGGTTGCCATGGGTTGGTATTTAGACGGCAAAGTTACAGCTATTTGCGGCACTCATACCCATGTACAAACAGCGGATGAGCGTATCTTACCAAACGGTACCGCCTATATAACCGATATTGGCATGACCGGCCCGAGAGATTCTGTGATTGGCGTCACAAAGGAAATTGTTCTGGAGAAGTTTATTACCCAGTTGCCCAGGCGTTTTGAGGTGGCAGATACCAGCTATCAGTTAAATGCCGTGGTGATAGAGGTTAATCCGGAAAATGGACAAGCCCTAAAAATAGACAGAATCTTTCATTTAGAATAA